One Clupea harengus chromosome 11, Ch_v2.0.2, whole genome shotgun sequence DNA window includes the following coding sequences:
- the LOC116222510 gene encoding uncharacterized protein LOC116222510: MAAPVIICIAIAASGTTLCTVQNVPESHLNHPECEQDWSTVPDNKSIGQYPEKNFMDPGINVTRNSLVTKRPVNLLWSISCSGKYSDKYRASYVVPASPGGSASQTNSNTSVGPTSPGGTTSQSKLTLAAAVGVPLVMLLVVFLVAFLLCRQREQHQRVPNERSTDPEQLRPLDDESESKPGPPLSERGPVLLSDLLERG, translated from the exons ATGGCTGCTCCAGTAATAATTTGTATTGCAATCGCTGCCAGTGGGACAACCTTGTGCACTGTGCAGAATGTGCCAGAATCCCATCTGAACCACCCAGAGTGTGAGCAGGACTGGAGCACTGTGCCG GACAACAAAAGCATTGGACAATACCCAGAAAAAAACTTCATGGACCCTGGCATCAATGTTACACGGAACAGTTTGGTCACGAAGAGACCAGTGAATCTGTTATGGTCTATCTCTTGTTCCGGCAAATATTCG GACAAATATCGAGCATCATATG TGGTCCCTGCCTCACCAGGTGGAAGCGCTTCACAGACTAATTCCAATACATCTG TGGGCCCTACCTCACCTGGTGGAACCACCTCTCAGAGTAAATTGACGTTAGCTG CCGCTGTAGGCGTCCCTCTGGTCATGttgttggttgtttttttggttGCTTTCTTGCTTTGCCG ACAGCGTGAGCAACACCAGAGGGTACCCAATGAGAGGTCCACTGATCCAGAGCA ATTGAGACCCCTTgatgatgag tctgagagtAAGCCCGGGCcccctctctctgagagaggacCCGTGCTTCTCTCCGACCTGCTGGAACGTGGGTGA
- the LOC122133318 gene encoding kinetochore protein NDC80 homolog isoform X1 gives MFCLFVLNPQAESWPNTTSLPINSSSFPIRLPTPADTTLRSKAFNPLRNMRTDVEEEFNKLSNKKLSLMESLEQVNSNIVDMKQLGERKRRLNEQLKEQIRRLDEQLKEQRRLDEQMDQASTVICPSHTTLR, from the exons atgttttgtttgttcgttttaAATCCACAGGCTGAGAGCTGGCCGAATACCACAAGCTTGCCCATAAACTCAAGCTCATTCCCCATTCGGCTGCCAACGCCTGCGGACACGACTTTGAGATCAAAAGCCTTT AACCCCCTTAGAAACATGAGAACAGATGTAGAGGAGGAGTTTAACAAGCTGTCCAATAAGAAACTGAGTCTGATGGAGTCACTGGAGCAG GTGAACTCAAACATAGTGGACATGAAGCAGCTGGGGGAACGGAAGAGGAGACTGAATGAGCAGCTGAAGGAACAGATCAGGAGACTGGATGAGCAGCTGAAGGAACAGAGGAGACTGGATGAGCAGATGGACCAGGCAAGTACTgtcatctgtccttcacacacaacactaagaTGA
- the LOC122133318 gene encoding kinetochore protein NDC80 homolog isoform X2, producing the protein MTEYKAQMFSAVICMFVCNFCNFSFAHQNPLRNMRTDVEEEFNKLSNKKLSLMESLEQVNSNIVDMKQLGERKRRLNEQLKEQIRRLDEQLKEQRRLDEQMDQASTVICPSHTTLR; encoded by the exons ATGACTGAGTACAAAGCGCAGATGTTCTCGGCTGtgatttgtatgtttgtgtgtaacttCTGTAATTTCTCCTTTGCTCATCAGAACCCCCTTAGAAACATGAGAACAGATGTAGAGGAGGAGTTTAACAAGCTGTCCAATAAGAAACTGAGTCTGATGGAGTCACTGGAGCAG GTGAACTCAAACATAGTGGACATGAAGCAGCTGGGGGAACGGAAGAGGAGACTGAATGAGCAGCTGAAGGAACAGATCAGGAGACTGGATGAGCAGCTGAAGGAACAGAGGAGACTGGATGAGCAGATGGACCAGGCAAGTACTgtcatctgtccttcacacacaacactaagaTGA